In Gemmatimonadota bacterium, the DNA window GTAGTTGCAGCCGCGTATGACGCCGGCGTCCCGGTACCATGCGTGGGCTTTTTCGATGGTCCATCTGGTCATGGTATTCTGTGTCCTTTGACCACGAATCCGCGGGCCGACTTAATTACGTATGTCGGCCAGCACCATTCAGGTACGTCGGGCAATACCATCAGTCCGGAAGGTCTGCAAGGGCCTTCAGCACGTCCGCGATCCGTCCGAGCGCCAGGGCCCGGTGGCTGATCCGGTTTTTCACCCCCGCGTCCAGTTCGGCGAAGGTCTTTTCGTAACCCGCGGGCACGAACAGCGGATCGTAGCCGAATCCCGATTCGCCCTGCGGCGCTTGCAGGATCCGGCCCTCGCAGACGCCATCCGCGCTCCATGTGCGTCCGTCGGGAGCCACGACGGCCACGACGCATCGAAACCGGGCCGTGCGGTCGGCGTCTGAAATCCCGTCCAGGGCGTCGAGCAAGCGCCGGATGTTGTCCTGGTCGGTGGCGTCCGTACCGGCATACCGTGCCGAGTGGACGCCGGGCGCCCCGTCCAGGGCGTCCACCTCCAACCCCGAATCGTCCGCCAGCGCGGTCCTTTCGGTGTACCGCGAGACCGCCCGCGCCTTGATGAGGGCGTTCTCCTCGAAGGTGCGGCCCGTCTCCTCCGGTTCGGGACAGCCGGGAAAAGAACCAGCCGGCGCGACCCGCACGCCGGGAAGCAAAGCCTTGATCTCGGAGATCTTACCGGGATTGCGCGTTGCCAGGACGAGGGTCATGATCGTGGCCTAGCCCTGGGCCAGCGCCTGTTTCTGAAGGTCGATCAACCGGTTTACGCCCTGTTTGCCGAGGTCGAGCATGGCGGCCAGCTGATCCGTTGAGAAGGGGTGGTGCTCGGCGGTGCCCTGTATTTCCACCAGGTCGCCTTCGCCGGTCATGACGAGGTTCATGTCGACGTCCGCCGCGGAGTCCTCGTCGTAGCACAGATCGAGCATGGGCACGCCGCCGATGATGCCCACGCTGATGGCGGCGACCGCGTCCCGGACGGGGTCACGATCGATCAGCCCCTGCCGCGAAAGCCAGGACACCGCATCGCGAAGCGCCACGTAACTGCCCGTGATCGATGCGGTCCGGGTTCCCCCGTCGGCTTCGATGACGTCGCAATCGATGAGGATGGACCGTTCCCCCAGGCAGTCCAGGTCGAAAACGGCGCGGAGCGACCGCCCGATGAGCCGCTGGATCTCCTGCGTGCGGCCGGAGACGCTGCCGCGCCGGCCGTCGCGGGACACCCGCGTGTTCGTGCTTCGCGGCAGCATGCCGTATTCCGCCGTGACCCAGCCCTTGCCGCTCCCTTTCAGAAAAGGCGGTACGCTCTCGTCCACGCTCGCCGAACAGAGTACGGTCGTGCCGCCCATGGAAATCAGGGCGGACCCTTCCGCGTGCTGCAGGTAGTTGCGCCGGATCTCGACAGGACGCAACTGGTCGGTCTCCCGGCCATCGATCCTGGACGCAGACGCCACTGCTTCTTCCTTTGTTTCTGTGTGAACTTAACGGACGGTACCGCAGCACGGAGACCGCGCTACATGTTCTCTTCCTCTTCCGCGATGAGCGCGAGGGCGTCGCGGGGGTCTTCTGTTGCGATCAGCCGTTTTCGAAGGTTGTCGTGCCGAAGCAGGCGGGAAATATGGGCGAGCGCCCGGATATGGGGACCGGAGACGTTCAGGGGCGACACGAGCAGGAAGAAGAGGTAGACGGGTTGTTCGTCGAGGGATTGGAAATCCACGCCCTCCTTCTTGATCCCGAGCACCCCGACCAGCCGGTCGACGGCCTTGCATTTGCCGTGGGGAATCGCGACCCCCTTCCCGATCCCCGTGCTCATGATCTTCTCGCGTTCCAGGACGGCCTGGAGCACTTCACGGTTGTCGCTGATCCGGCCCGACGCGGTCAGTGCCTCGGCCAGTTCCTCGATCACTTCCTGTTTCTGCGTGGCCTTAAGGTTGACCAGGATAGCCTTTTCATCCAAAAGTTCCGTCAAGCTCATGCCGTGCTCCTGTATCCCGATCCATCCTGTAAAACGGAATCGCTACAAAAACCTGTGTGATTCTATGAAACCGCCCCGGAATTGTCAATAACGATTTGGACGGCTTCCCGGCCCGGCAGTGAGGCGGACATTAGAAAAGCCGCCTGACCACGTCGTCAGACGGCTTCGTGCTTCCTGGCAGACTTCGGCAAGGCGCCGGTTCAGCCGCCGGCCCGTTCCGCGAAACTGTCGGCCGTCATGTTGGCGGACTCGAGCAGCATTTTGAGATCGTGCCACTTCTCGGTCGAGTTCAGTTCATTCAGTTGCACCGTCAGCGAGTCGGCGAATGCCGAGGCTTCCTGCGCGAGCGCACGGGCGGCCTGGCCGCGTCCCTACTCGATGCTTCCCGAAATCTCCCCCCAGCGTTCCAGGAACGCCGGCAGGGCTTCATCGACCTCTCGTTTGGTCAACTCCTTCTGCACCACGGATTCCTGGCTGGCCGATTCGAAGAGCGCCATGGCGTTTTCGGCGGCGGTTTTCGCGTCGCCGTATTCCTCCGCGGCCATGTGCGTCCGGGCCATTTCGAGCTCGGCGGTGGCCGCTTCGAATTCGGCCGGTGCGTACTTGTCGACCTCGGCTTCCATGGCGGCGGTATTTGCCCGCTCCGCCCCGTCCATGGCCTCGGTGGGCGGTCCCGCGCATGCAGCGGCCACGATGAGGCATGCGACGACGCTCAGCGCGGTCAGATAGGCCTGCTTGGACATGATAGAACCTCCTGTTCGAACCGGTAAATGAAGTATGTCAGATCGCTTGAATGGGTATCGAATTGAACGGGTAAGGCACTGCTTCAGCAGTATAACTCAAATATAATAGAACGGTTCGAAAACGTGTCCAGCAAAAAAGGCGTCAGACTCAAAAAACATGGCCCGCCACGGGGACGTAACCGGAGGGTGGAATCCGGGATTGCCCTGTTCGCCGATCGGGTGAACGAGGTCGTGATTGCCCTTGACTTTCCGGCTTCCTGACCTTAGTGTGAAGGGTTCGATTCGGCAGCGAACCCGACGCATTGGCTGGACCATTGCAAAGTTGTCCATATCCCGGAAAGGACCAGCACGAAGCATGGTGTCTGAAGACCTCCTCAGGAAGCAGTTGGAATTCGTGCTGCAGGATACCAGCTTCGACATGGGCGAGAAATTCGAAGGCAAG includes these proteins:
- a CDS encoding XTP/dITP diphosphatase translates to MTLVLATRNPGKISEIKALLPGVRVAPAGSFPGCPEPEETGRTFEENALIKARAVSRYTERTALADDSGLEVDALDGAPGVHSARYAGTDATDQDNIRRLLDALDGISDADRTARFRCVVAVVAPDGRTWSADGVCEGRILQAPQGESGFGYDPLFVPAGYEKTFAELDAGVKNRISHRALALGRIADVLKALADLPD
- the rph gene encoding ribonuclease PH, which translates into the protein MASASRIDGRETDQLRPVEIRRNYLQHAEGSALISMGGTTVLCSASVDESVPPFLKGSGKGWVTAEYGMLPRSTNTRVSRDGRRGSVSGRTQEIQRLIGRSLRAVFDLDCLGERSILIDCDVIEADGGTRTASITGSYVALRDAVSWLSRQGLIDRDPVRDAVAAISVGIIGGVPMLDLCYDEDSAADVDMNLVMTGEGDLVEIQGTAEHHPFSTDQLAAMLDLGKQGVNRLIDLQKQALAQG
- a CDS encoding PTS sugar transporter subunit IIA encodes the protein MSLTELLDEKAILVNLKATQKQEVIEELAEALTASGRISDNREVLQAVLEREKIMSTGIGKGVAIPHGKCKAVDRLVGVLGIKKEGVDFQSLDEQPVYLFFLLVSPLNVSGPHIRALAHISRLLRHDNLRKRLIATEDPRDALALIAEEEENM